In Drosophila bipectinata strain 14024-0381.07 chromosome 2R, DbipHiC1v2, whole genome shotgun sequence, one genomic interval encodes:
- the Gpo1 gene encoding glycerol-3-phosphate dehydrogenase, mitochondrial encodes MTSRMFKFGVTAASACVGSVLASYTLDRWNSPHVVNNAVQRPPKRKRTLPPRADQIKSLMSGEEFDVLIIGGGATGAGCALDSVTRGLKTALVELDDFASGTSSRSTKLIHGGVRYLQKAILGLDFEQYRMVKEALQERATMLESAPHLTHPLPIMLPVYTWWQVPYYWVGIKCYDLVAGDRNVKSSYYLSKKDALELFPMLKKDKLCGAIVYYDGQQDDARMCLAVALTAARHGATVCNHVEVKELLKKDDGTGKQVLCGAKVKDHISGKEFTVKAKCIVNAAGPFTDSIRQMDNPTVKSICCPSSGVHIVLPGYYSPDQMGLLDPSTSDGRVIFFLPWQRQTIAGTTDLPCEITHSPTPTEDEIQFILNEIKNYLNADVEVRRGDVLSAWSGIRPLVSDPNKDDTQSLARNHIVHVSPSNLVTIAGGKWTTYRAMAEHTIDAAIKACNLKPERAEAVTSYLKIEGGQGWTPTMYIRLVQDFGLECEVAQHLAKSYGDRAFAVSKMASLTGKRWPIIGNRIHPEFPYIDAEIRYGVREYACTAVDMIARRLRLAFLNVQAAQEALPVIVDIMGEELNWSKDEKERQIKAATEFLANEMGHSVNRTSKERIPIKLSKEEIQTYIKRFQLIDKDKKGYVSINDIRRALKSFGDGDVSGEQLHDILREIDTNMNGQVELDEYLQMMSAIKTGDVAYSRFARMAELEEQKHEAANLKQKISVDRSGGGL; translated from the exons ATGACCTCGCGAATGTTCAAGTTTGGCGTCACAGCCGCCAGCGCCTGTGTGGGTTCTGTCCTGGCATCCTATACCTTGGACCGGTGGAACTCGCCCCATGTG GTAAACAATGCTGTGCAGCGACCACCCAAGAGGAAGCGCACCTTGCCCCCCAGGGCCGATCAGATTAAGTCCCTGATGAGTGGCGAGGAGTTCGATGTGCTGATCATCGGCGGAGGAGCCACCGGAGCAGGATGTGCTCTCGATTCGGTCACCAGAG GCCTCAAGACCGCACTGGTGGAGCTGGACGACTTTGCCAGCGGCACGTCCTCCCGGTCCACCAAGCTCATCCATGGCGGAGTCCGCTACCTGCAGAAGGCCATTCTTGGC CTAGACTTTGAGCAGTATCGCATGGTGAAGGAGGCTCTCCAGGAGCGTGCCACCATGCTCGAGTCGGCGCCCCACCTGACCCACCCGCTGCCCATCATGCTGCCAGTTTACAC GTGGTGGCAAGTGCCCTACTATTGGGTAGGCATCAAGTGCTACGATCTGGTGGCCGGTGACCGCAACGTGAAGAGCTCCTACTACCTCTCAAAGAAGGATGCCCTGGAACTGTTTCCCATGCTCAAAAAAGACAAGCTGTGCGGTGCCATTGTGTACTACGACGGCCAGCAGGACGACGCCAGGATGTGCCTGGCGGTGGCTTTGACCGCGGCTCGCCACGGCGCTACCGTGTGCAACCACGTCGAGGTGAAGGAGCTGCTCAAGAAGGATGACGGCACTGGCAAGCAGGTGCTATGCGGCGCCAAGGTCAAGGATCATATCTCCGGCAAGGAGTTCACTGTGAAGGCCAAGTGCATCGTGAATGCCGCCGGCCCGTTCACGGATAGCATCCGCCAGATGGACAACCCGACGGTGAAGAGCATCTGCTGCCCTAGCTCGGGAGTGCACATCGTACTGCCAGGCTACTACAGCCCCGACCAGATGGGTCTGCTGGATCCCTCGACCTCCGACGGCCGCGTCATCTTCTTCCTGCCCTGGCAGCGGCAGACGATTGCCGGCACCACGGATCTGCCCTGCGAGATTACCCACTCACCCACCCCTACCGAGGACGAGATTCAGTTCATCCTTAACGAAATTAAGAACTATCTCAATGCCGATGTGGAGGTGCGCCGTGGCGACGTACTCTCCGCCTGGAGCGGCATTCGCCCCCTGGTCTCGGACCCCAACAAGGACGACACCCAGTCCCTGGCCCGCAACCACATTGTCCACGTGAGCCCCTCCAATCTCGTGACCATTGCCGGCGGCAAGTGGACTACCTACCGAGCGATGGCCGAGCACACCATCGATGCTGCCATCAAGG CCTGTAATCTCAAGCCGGAGCGCGCCGAGGCCGTGACCTCCTACCTGAAGATCGAGGGTGGACAGGGCTGGACTCCCACCATGTACATTCGTCTCGTCCAGGACTTTGGACTAGAGTGTGAGGTGGCCCAGCACCTGGCCAAGTCGTACGGCGACCGAGCCTTCGCCGTGTCGAAGATGGCCTCCCTGACTGGCAAGCGCTGGCCCATCATCGGCAACCGCATCCACCCCGAGTTCCCCTACATCGACGCCGAGATCCGTTACGGTGTGCGCGAGTACGCCTGCACCGCCGTGGACATGATTGCCCGCCGTCTGCGTCTGGCCTTCCTCAACGTCCAGGCTGCTCAGGAGGCGCTGCCCGTCATCGTGGACATCATGGGTGAGGAACTAAACTGGTCCAAGGACGAAAAGGAGCGCCAGATCAAGGCAGCCACTGAGTTCTTGGCCAACGAAATGGGACACTCGGTCAACCGCACCTCCAAGGAGCGCATACCCATCAAGCTCTCCAAGGAGGAGATCCAGACCTACATCAAGCGCTTCCAGTTGATCGACAAGGACAAGAAGGGCTATGTCTCTATCAACGACATCCGGCGGGCGCTGAAGAGTTTCGGCGACGGCGACGTGTCCGGCGAACAGTTGCATGATATTCTGCGAGAGATCGACACCAACATGAACGGCCAGGTGGAGCTCGACGAGTACCTCCAG ATGATGTCCGCCATCAAGACGGGCGACGTGGCCTACTCACGATTCGCGCGGATGGCCGAGCTGGAGGAGCAGAAGCACGAGGCGGCCAATCTGAAGCAGAAGATAAGTGTGGACCGCTCCGGAGGCGGCTTGTAA
- the cGlr1 gene encoding cyclic GMP-AMP synthase-like receptor 1: MAKNLEANLIDANGKYINFDAHREEYTQHYDALRKELYSQWRSNKVLDKILKGHTLGGSYGDNLKVAMPNEFDLVIHLVFPENDKIIVKADPRKPGNVTLDMTKVMEIIGKQDHNKPVFEQLQKMVNRNQLLCEDKLQSWLQGVMTTTLNKMDKQIKVGSVVSPLSYKKSGPAHTIDVKGRYVYSVDFVPAIRLKAAQCVLGPEQKRHFGTTPHWDAIPKPMKPAQPENISFRASYYEAEKGLLQDKHNLKNSIRLMKRLRDTKNNMANLKSYYIKTLFLWEVTKQDSKYWQKPMCEIVTEMLDRLSNTLKLTSSKGKLLFFWDPKLDMFAELTDRQRQDMFNCVSKTQYLFRRGDGNLTGDIEKNILNYFNNPGRGIENIPDNSQCKGNGTKPKDPTKQNNPQPAQKNSKAAKSSQEAVKDVQPNQAAPGQPKKQDTKQPINPNRKPSEPQPPPEGKKEESSCSIH; encoded by the exons ATGGCGAAGAATCTGGAAGCGAATCTTATCGATGCGAACGGGAAGTACATTAACTTCGACGCCCACCGGGAGGAGTACACCCAGCACTACGACGCCCTGAGAAAAGAACTATATTCCCAGTGGCGAAGCAATAAGGTGCTGGACAAGATTTTAAAGGGGCACACGCTTGGAG GCAGCTATGGGGACAACTTGAAGGTGGCTATGCCTAACGAGTTCGACTTGGTCATTCATCTAGTGTTTCCCGAAAATGACAAGATTATCGTTAAAGCCGATCCTCGAAAACCAG GCAACGTTACCCTGGACATGACCAAGGTGATGGAGATCATCGGGAAACAAGATCATAACAAACCAGTTTTCGAACAGCTCCAGAAAATGGTCAATAGAAACCAGTTGCTTTGCGAGGACAAGCTGCAGAGCTGGCTCCAAGGAGTAATGACTACGACCCTTAACAAGATGGACAAACAGATCAAAGTGGGCTCGGTGGTATCGCCCCTGAGTTACAAAAAGTCGGGTCCCGCCCACACCATCGACGTGAAAGGACGTTACGTGTACTCCGTCGACTTTGTGCCGGCCATTCGGCTGAAGGCAGCCCAGTGCGTTTTGGGGCCGGAGCAGAAACGCCACTTCGGAACAACACCCCATTGGGACGCCATTCCCAAGCCCATGAAGCCGGCCCAGCCGGAGAACATATCCTTCCGCGCCTCCTACTACGAGGCGGAGAAGGGTCTGCTACAAGATAAGCACAACTTGAAGAACTCCATTCGGTTGATGAAGAGGCTTCGGGACACCAAAAACAACATGGCCAACTTGAAGAGTTACTACATAAAAACCCTGTTTTTGTGGGAGGTAACAAAGCAGGATTCCAAGTACTGGCAGAAACCCATGTGCGAAATCGTCACAGAG ATGCTCGACCGACTGTCCAACACCCTCAAGCTGACCTCTTCCAAGGGCAAACTGCTTTTCTTCTGGGATCCCAAGCTGGATATGTTCGCGGAGCTCACAGACAGACAGCGGCAGGACATGTTCAACTGTGTGTCCAAGACCCAGTATTTATTTAGGCGCGGCGATGGAAACCTCACGGGGGATATAGAGAAAAATATTCTGAACTATTTTA ATAATCCGGGCAGAGGAATTGAGAACATCCCAGATAATTCACAGTGCAAGGGCAATGGTACAAAGCCAAAGGATCCCACGAAACAGAATAATCCGCAGCCAGCCCAGAAGAATTCAAAGGCAGCGAAGTCTTCCCAGGAGGCCGTCAAAGATGTACAGCCAAATCAAGCAGCTCCTGGTCAACCCAAGAAGCAGGATACGAAACAACCAATCAATCCAAATCGAAAACCGAGCGAACCCCAACCACCTCCAGAAGGCAAAAAGGAGGAATCCAGTTGCAGCATTCATTAG